A window of Halichoerus grypus chromosome 15, mHalGry1.hap1.1, whole genome shotgun sequence genomic DNA:
ccacccaggcgccctcttgttccattttcttgttctctttctttgttttagacTATTTTGTAGTAGAGGCTTTTCACAGAAGTTTGGTGACCCTTGATTGTTGGTTTATATTTGAAAGTGAGGCATTTAAAAAGCGGCTTGGAATCTCTTGTGTGCCTGAGGGGGCTTATTGCCAGATGCCTTCACTATTGAATGATCTAAGCCCTTTCTTAAGGGAACTCCAGAGTACCAGGAACTAGTTTTTTTCCTCGGTATGGTCATTTCCTTCAGAGAGGAATCCTCTTTTTTTACCTTGAGGTTATAAGCTGGCAGAATTTCTGAGAACCAGAGGAGAAGGAAGCCAAAGGTCTCATTCTTCTCTTTTAGAAGACTTATACGTAATTTTTCTATTGTCATTATGTGTCTCTGCTCTCTGCTATGCTTGGAGTTCAGAATCCCTTTAGTCTAACCTCACCAGAGAGTAAGCCTCCTGTATTCTGATCTGGTAGGGCTGGGAGTCAGAGTTTTGTGAGTAGAGGAATGGTGGGAGAGTAGAGGCAACTGCTCCTCCTTTTagctcacgaccccgagatcgagagtcccatactccaccgactgagccagcgaggtgccTCAGAGGCAGCTGCTGCTTATACAGACTTTTAacctcagtctctgtctctctcttttttttttaagtttttatttaagtaatctctacacccaatgtggggcttgaactcatgaccctagatcgagagttgcatgctcctccagctgagccagccaggcgtcccaaccTCAGTTTCGTTGTAACCTCTCCTGTATTCTtcctttatattaaaatttattcaagaTGAAACACatttacatgattttaaaaaggtgaactcataaaggaactagaagaaaactaggcagatttaaaaaaatgatctcatAGTGGAAAAGTCCATAAAACCCGAAAGCCATAAACAAAGagcaataaattaagaaaaataaaaaattcctgcATAATATAAAGCAACCAAGAACTgttatttaaaagacaaatgacaggggcgcctgggtggctcagtccgttaagcggctgctttcggctcaggtcatgatcctggggtcttgggatcgagccccacatccggctccctgctcagcggagagcctgtttctccctctccatctgcctgtcactctgcctacttgtgctctctctctgtcaaataaataaataaaatctttaaaaaaaaaaaaaaaaaaaaaaaagacaaatgacaaccTTAAGTCATAAGTACCAGGTCTACATACTGAACAATGAGTGCCTCCTTACTGAACTCTCAGATGTTGGGGCCACTCTGGTTCAATGCCTGCCTGGATTTTTTGAATCTTCTTCCTACACATACTTTGGTTTCTTTTAGTCTATTCAGCTTAGGGTTTTGTTCAGAACACAGATCTGATTCTGTCACTACCCCTTGCTTTAAAGCCCTTTAGTAGCTGCTGTTTTTATGATGGAAACAATTCCTAATATGGCCTACATAGTTCCGCATTGTGTGGCCCCTTtatgcctttctttcttcatttccttttttgtgtgtgtgtgtgtgtttttgttgtttttttttaagattttatttatttatttatttgacagagacagctagagagggaacacaaacggggagtgggagagggagaagcagactcctggctgagcagggagcccgacgcggggctcgatcccaggaccctgagatcatgacctgagccgaaggcagacgcttaacgactaagccacccaggcgccctctttcttcatttcctatcACACTTCTCCCTGGGGCTCAACACTGACTTTATTTCAGCTTGAGGATTGACCCTGTTTTTCTACCTgaggcctttgcacatgctgttttcttttcctagaatgttcttccctccctcttaacTCCTAGTCATCCTTTACATCTCAGTGAAGCATCATCCCTTTCTTCAGGAagccttaccttttttttttttttttttaagattttatttgagagagagagaacaagtgggaggggcagagggaagggagaggaagagaggatctcgaacagactctgcgctgaggaaggagcccagttCGGGGCTTgttcccacaaccctgagatcatgacctgagctgaaaccaagagttggacgcttaaccaactaagccacccaggcttccccttACATGACGTTTTTGATCAGATCTAACTTCACTGTTGTAAGTTATTGACAGTGTGTGTACTTTCACTTGGTGATACTTAACTGtggctacatttgtatctttatttGTGTGACTGAGTAATGACTGGTTTCCTCAGAGATTCTAAGACTTTAAGAGTAGGAACaatgtctgtttttgtttattgtgtttaTAGCATATGTCATAATGTCTATGAGAGAATTTGGCACATAGTTACAGCtcgatggatggataaacaaatatgAACTAACAATGTATCCCTTAAAAGTTTTACAGGCCTGGGTTTTTTTGAAATCCTGTAATAGAAGCATGGTTACTGTTGATAGGAAGCTTGAAGCAGTCTGTAAGAATGGTTTCCACTTTCATTTactgttgttttttctctataggTTGCTGATCAGCTCTGTGCCAAGTATAGCAAGGAATACGGCAAGTTATGTAGGACCAACCAGATTGGAACTGTGAATGACAGGGTAATGAGCATACTTAACATGATGCAGTAGACAGGGTGTGGGCATGTTATCTTGGCTTGATTGTAGTGGGTCCTACTGTATGGCTGAGTTAATCTAGGGTTGCATATTTTATAGTGAGGGTGAGAAAGCTCTCTGGCTGGCTGTGCAGTCAGCTCCTTACCCCTTCCCTAAACCTCTGATTGTGAGGCCCCCAGTCCTTTGTGCCCCTTGTGATTTGTGCATGTAGAAGCAAGGTGATGAAGAGTGGGTGAATTCAAATGTGGAAGGCAGCATTATCAGTCTTACCAACACCTGGGTCATGTGTAACCAGAGACCATGAGAGGGGCATGGGTTTGTAATAATGCTttgtgactgaaaaaaaaatgatttaaccGGTCAGAACCTCCTTTTTCCTCAATTAATTTACCTGTAAAATAAGAGGAACAAAGTTTAAAAGTGAGTCAGGTTAGGCTGATTGGCATAGATTTTAACCCTGGGTCTTTTACTTACAGCTAATGCACAAACTGAGTGTGGAAGCCCCACCCAAAATCCTGGTGGAGAGATACCTGATTGAAATTGCTAAGAACTACAATGTGCCCTATGAGCCTGACTCTGTGGTCATGGTGAGTAGAGTGTCTTTCAGAGTACAGAGGGGGAAATGAGTCTCTGgatatcattttcttaaaaaataatcctatCCTTTGCACTAAAGTTTGTGTGTGGGAGATTAAGCCTTTGTCCAATTAGTGCCTTTTTGGGTAATGATAAATATGCCTGCATTTCTCAAAGAGTATTAAAGGATCAGATGAGATGAATGACTGGAAGGCACTTAGAAAAGGTACAAACCTCGATGCAAATACAGAATGGCACTATTGCTGCTTTTCGATGAAGTTCAAGGAATTGAAGCAAGAAATGCCCCAAGACCCCGAATGGATTCTAAAACTATTAGGTGCCTGCCGCCGTGTGTTAGACAGTGCACTGAGACCTGAGAATACAGAGATAAAAACAAGTTCCCTGTCCTGAAGAGGTTTACAGTGTAAGGGGGGGCAAATATGCAAATAGTAATCCTTCAGTTAAGGTCAGTGGGGTGTAGTGGGTTCTTTGCTGTGCTGCTTAGACAACACTCCCCCATCCCAGATATACACACCTAAGgataaaagcatttatttcccCACCTCTTGAGAGTATTGATGACTGGTGGCTCAGACACTCCAGCAGTGGCCCTCAGAAGAAAGCTGCTTCATCCACAGTCTTTTCTGCAGGACAGCCTGTATTCAGTAACTGGGTTTTAAAGACTCTGTCCCAGTCGGGGGTACATGTTGCAGGCCCATCCCCGCTCAGAGCTCCTTAAGGAATCGACTGAGCAGTTGTGACTGTACAGCAGCCTAGCCCGGCTGCCTTCACTTCCCCACAGGTCTTTATCCCAAGGGACCACGCCAGCACCTTCCTCCACACTGgtctccatctcagagtctgcttctgggGGAACCTGGCCTGCAATGTGGGTTAATGATACgggtttctctcttcttctcaggcAGAAGCTCCTCCTGGGGTAGAGACAGATCTTATTGATGTTGGATTCACAGATGATGTGAAGAAAGGGGGtcctggaagaggaggagggggaggtttCGCAACACCAGTTGGTGGACCTGATGGAACAGTGCCCATGCCCATGCCAATGCCCATGCCCTCTCCAAGTACTCCTTTCTCCTACCCACTTCCAAAGGGACCAGTAAGTATACATAGAAGTGTGGGTGTAAACTGTAGAAAATGTAACAAGATGACACATTGGATGTATGAATACACAGGAGTTGTAGGTTGTCAAGAAGATTCTGCAGTAAGAACATTTGGTATTAGTGATCATATTGTGGAAAAATTACTGGGATTTGGAGAAAGTCTTTTGTTAATGATGTGGGAAAATATAGAGAGATGGTGCTAGAGAAACTTTTTCTTGTAGCTTTACTGAATACCTTTGGGACCTGTAGCAGGCATACTAGTAGTTCTTTCCAAAAATGAGTACTACTTATTACCAGGTAGAAAAACCTCTTTTGTAGACAAAAAGGTGAAGGTCATTACTAGTAATAGGAAAGTCTGATTAGAATCTTCCCCTGTAGACATCCAGGCAGTTGATTAGTAATTTGAAGACTAGCCTTTGGctttagatctttaaaaatctggaatccttctgggcattttttttcttttggagctcttgaatatatatacatattgaatATATATCTTGAATATTCACACTGAATACGTGTAGGTATTGCTCCCTTACCATACCCAAACCTCAGAAACTGCAAAACGGGGCCGTGTCTCTGATGTTGCCTTTCTCCTCTTGCAGTCGGATTTCAATGGATTGCCAATGGGGACTTATCAGGCTTTTCCCAATATTCATCCACCTCAGATACCAGCAACTCCCCCATCGTATGAATCTGTAAGTGCTTGAGCCTCTTTTGTAAGCAGCAGGAGAGTGAATCCCATGAAGAGAGAGCAAAATAATGGCCACAGGGAAGGCAAAGTTTTGATCATTTCCTAGTTACCAGCATTGCTCTTGCTTTGGATTTTTGTGTTGCTTTAACATTACCCTGGAAATGGGGTGGCAGGGCAGCATCACTGGTGGCAGGGCTTTGTTTGCAATTAAGCCAGGAATCAGGAAGGAGCTGCAGATCTCCTAGAAAGTTCTAGTAGGGCACTCACCTAGTCtcttggggggtttttttggttgtttttgttttttttaactaggcAGAGAATTGTATTGAGCTGGTGTAGTCTTACTGCTAGaatatcataattaaaatacCAGTTTTACAAATTCAACACTGTGTAAAAGAATAGTGGCCAGATTTTTATGTTAAACAGAAGTGTCCAGTTAGTAAACTTAAGCCTATAACATTACTTTTACATTTTCATCTTATAGATGAAACTTGTTATAAATATGGTAACCATGCCTTGAATTGAATTGTTGGTGATTGCATAGCTTTGATTCAGGATTAGAGGGCTCCTTTTCTGTCAGCCTTGTTTCCTCAGCTGGTATATGCCTTTTGAGACCTATTTCCATCTGATGCATTACAGTTGGTAGGGCATTTGCTGCGAGATCGCCCTGTTCCTGAACTTGCTTAGtgttctttcctttggttttctcttGGGCCTGGGTTTTCTTACGTTTCGGTCTTGCATGCATTGAAGCATTGCCCACAACTGTTTCTAGGAATGAGGTAGATCTTCAGTATTAGAGGACTTGGTTCTTGGAGATGAATTCAGTGGGTTAGTGCTTTCTCTCTGCCCAGAAGGTGAAGGTATCAAAGAGAGGTGTTAATGGTGTggtaagaattttctttttctctgcttggTGGTTAAGAGTTTAACATGTTATCTGATTGGAAGATCAGGAAGGAGTatagggggtggaggggcagttTCTTTGGAGGAGGTTCTGTTGCTTCTGCTGAGCGGCTTAGCTTTTGGAAAACACAGGGGCTTATACCAATATCAGTACTTTGTCCAGTAATGCCATTGCTCTCTCCCCTAGTAACAATCTTTGTGTTTTAGGTTGATGACCTTAATGCTGATAAGAATGTCTCTTCTGCACAGATTGTTGGTGAGTGTGAATCAGAAACCCTCAGTGCTTGAACCCTTTGCTGTTTTCTCATTACTGCTCCTGCCTCAGAGATAGTGTTCATGTTTGTGGCATTTTACCCACATGCCGTGTCTTCTTCCAGAGTGTAGTAGGATGAAAATAGAACTTAGGATTTCTctcatccaaaaagaaaatatctttcttgGTTGCAGAGAATCTCCCAAGTTCCTTGTTTCTGTTAATGGTATCATTATTCTTTCAACCTCAAGTTCTTTATGGTCCTGCTGCTTCAAGTTCCGTTGTACCTAGAAATAGCAAAAGAGATCAATCTAGCTATTTTTCTATCTAGATAtagataacatatttttaagcTTGAGCATTAAAGAGGGGGCAGTAGATAAAACCATAAATGAATAGCTCAATGACTTTTCATAAAGCAAGCATGCTCGTGTGATCATCTGCTCAGAAAGTAAAACACTACCAGCACTATGGAaaccagagggagggggaaagtttttaaattggagatagttttattgaggtatattttgATGATACTTCAGTAAAACTGgtgtagaacatttccatcaccccagaaagttctcttATGTTCCTTTCCAGTCAAGTCCGTCAATCCACTCTCTACTTTGGAGGCAAacactgttgttttctttttcttttaagattttatttttacagaaagagaacatgagcgtgcatggggtagggagagggaaagaatctcaatcagacttctctctcagcgtggagcctgacatggggctcagtcccatgaccccgagatcatgaccagagccgaaaccaagagtcggatgctcaactgactgagccactcaggcaccccactatTCTTACTTTCTAAAAGTAGTTGaggtttgccttttctagaacttAGATACAAATGGAAACATACAGTAGGTAGAGAGGGGGATGATTTTAACttgtaaaatacaaaatggaaGACTGGTAATTCAGATCCTATTACATCAAACAATAAGGACATTAACATTCctcataaaaaaatttttccccctGAGCCTTAAAGAGGGGCTCATTCCAACAGAATTTTAGTACCACCCCTTGGACTTTGTCGTGATGGGAGCAGACCTTTGTGAAAGGGGACAGTCTGAGTGCATGCTCTGTGTACCTAGTCCCAGGTACCACACTTTGAATTTCCCTTAATCTTTTTTCTCACCATAGTAAAGTAAAACAGATAGGAGTCAGCTGTATTAAGGAAATGTAGATTTAATTGTCCTGaaaatttttattgacttttagaattattattttttaaaaaccagtgttttctcctgtatttttgtttctgtcaAAGGGGAATGTGGGCTTTGAGGATCTGAGCCACTTTTCTCTGGTGTTTGTAACACTGTGCTCCTTACCCTAATTTAATTAGGTCCTGGGCCCAAGCCGGAAGCCTCTGCAAAGCCCCCTTCCCGACCTGTGGATACCTACAACAGCTTTGTCCTGCCAGAGTTGCCGTCTGTGCCAGACACACTGCCAACTGCATCTGCTGGTGCCAACACCTCAGCATCTGAGGACATTGACTTTGATGATCTTTCCCGGAGATTTGaagagttgaaaaagaaaacctagtTCTCTTAAACCAGGCAACCTCCAGGCTCTGAGATTTGAGACTGAGCTTTTTCTCCTTGTAACAAAGAATCTCCATGAAATTCGTTTTCATCTCTTAACCATCACTGAGCACACTCTTCCTCTGGGTTCTCTTTCTGCTCTAAATTCTGCTGCTTTCCAGTTCTCTGTTGCTCCTAAGAAACTAATGATTAGAGACTATGAGGCCAGAGCAGCTGACCCTGGGCAGCCGAGCTTGTCCATCTCCCTTGAGTGTGTGAGCCCAGGTTCTCCCATCACCTGTCCTTCTGTTCCTCCACAGGGGCGTGGGAAGGTGAAAGCATTATGAGGAGAGCTGCCAAAGATGGCTGGACACAGAGAAGAATACTTCATGAAGTCTCTCAGCCCTGTGCTGAAGTTCTAGACTTAGAAACAAACCCCTCTGTCCAGAGGGATTTGTAGTGAGCAAAGGTGTGCCATGAATGGGAGAGACGGACTCTGGAAGCCCCTTTAACAGCTCTTGGAAGCTGGGTGCTCTCATTGGCTTATACACTACTCGCTGCAGGCACTGTTCTACCTGGATCCAGTTGCAGAGTTTATTGGGAAAGTTGAAGGCTTCTCTTGGATCTACTGGATTCTCAGGGAGCCCTCCGTGGCCTTTTGCTTTGAGTGCTGTGTTCCCCTCTTACCAGAGGGCAGCACTGCATAAACTCCTGTTTCCCCCAGGGCATGTTCTGTTGGACTGCATTTACTGGTGAACGAAGGACAGGTCACACACTGGGCAGAAGTCACCAAGGCTAGGGTGGGCTTCCAGTTGCCTTAACAGAAGTACTCAAGTTTCTTGGGTAGTGAGCTGGAATGCCTACAGGGGAAGTGGGGttcctgttttcatttgaaaacttTATGAATAAGAGAACCTTTAAAAACTGATTTCACATAAGTTTTGGGTGCCCATAAAAAATGTGGCTGCAGTTGTTGACTACTTTCCTAGGTGGATGAGACTCTTCCTATTGTAACTTAACGGTGTTCCTTTACCCGCTAGCTGAGGCCATCCTTGCCCAGAGGGATGGCTTTGGGATCAGAAGATAGGACTCTGCTTCTGTGTAGTGTAAATGTACACACCTGTTTCAAGCAACTTTAATGTGTTTGATTGGTTTGTATCTCATAGCTCAGTAGCtgataataaagttaaaaattctgTGCCCTGCTTTTTCCACTGGTTTGGTCAAGTGATGAAGTGCAAATTGGATTTTAGTGGAGAGTATTTTAAGCAAGTGACCCATGCTGGGCACAAGCCAGACCTTACCTTTGGTTCCTTGGTAACGTGGATGCCTGGAGCTGCGAGGAgtccatttctctttctgtatttaAGCCTAGATAGCCTTTGGGAGTTTGCTTCGTTAGTCCTCTGGGACAGGGCTCCCCATTAGCCAAACCTCATGCTTATATCTTTGATTTTAATAAGCTGCAGTGAGCTCACCTCTGACTCATACATATTTCCCACAGCCATGCTGAATATATTGGTGGTAGGTGTTTCTTTACTTGCTGTTTGGCAGCAGAGCTGGTTTATCCTGTATCACTCTTGTAGTGTTAACCCTTTCTTGACAGTGATCCATAAACCTAAGAACTTGCTGCCACGGGGATTTTGATTGCTCAGTGATTTACAAAATTAATGGTGTATTATAAACCGGTAATTTTCTAAACTGTACCATGCAAagataatcttttaaaagtatttgagagagaaagcacagagggagaagcaggctccccactgagcagggagcccaacatggggctcgatcccaggaccctgggatcatgacttgagacacttaactgactgaatcacgcaggtgcccccaaatagCTCATCTTTTAAAGCCTTAGTGTTACTGCCCACTGCTGTCATGGCTGTTTGCTCACGTGTTCCGGTGCCACTGGATTCCTAGCAAACTGGAGAGCTTCTGTGGCACCACTTCTGTCAGTGCATCGTCTTTCAGAGTCTATTCaaagacaaaaggagaaaagtgAGGGAATTAAAATTGATGCTAATGTTGGAGGGGAAGAGTGCCAATAGATTAAAAAACTAGTGTAAACACTGTTTCCTTTAATGATTTACTGTCAGGCATTGGAGTGTTTCTGCTACTTAATAGTTGAAGACCAGCTATTTATAGGACTGCAGATGTCCTCTAAACTGGGTGTCCTATGAAAATCGTTGCCAGAGCTATGGAGACTAATAAAGGGACTACGCTGCTACTGTGCATTATGTCCGTCTGTAATCTTAAGAGCAGCAACAGTTGAGTTTTTCTAATGATAAAATGATGACAAGTTTATATTTCAGTTACTGAGTCGGAGTTACCTACCTTAAGGGACGTTCTTTCTTTACCAAAGGCCATGAGAATGACGGAAACAAAAAGGTTAATGATCACAAGTACCATCAAGAAGACACTGGTGAGAATCAGAAAGGATCCCAGGATTGGGTCTAAATCAATAACCTGGAAAGAgacaaaatattttgattttaaacactgacagtttaacttctactttaaaaatgtaagttataTGCTAATGTTTGGGATATACTCACATAAAATATTTGATGGAAATTAGGGAGAGAAGCAAaactattaaaaaggaaaatgcttttgagtGGACAGAAGAACATGAATGACAGGCTTGATGGGTATAAAAATAGTTGACTTCAGGGCTTTCACAAGAAAACAGGTAAGTCACAGTGGCACTAAATCACTAAAATGATTTAAAGCCCATGTGAGTTTTGGCACCTCTGGAAAATATATCTAAGCACAGAAGCTTGAAAGTAGCAAAAGCATATGGAAAGAATAAACATCAGAAATCATAAAAATTGTTTCTGCCATTCTAAGAACCTCTATAAACCGGAGCATTCCAATAAAATTTAACAAGTTAACCATAAAAAACTggcttttactttgtttttgggggggtttttttggtgttatcttttcaaagtaagtactgatttttgccattctttaCTTTTCAGCATGAAGAGATCATTCTCAAATACAGGACCTAGGGTGGTTTCCGGAAGAGTAGTTTACATGttcattttaacaaatgatgTTTATTTTCCCTTGGTATTGGCTCATTCACTGTTGCCATTAGGgtactgttaaaaaacaaaacaaaac
This region includes:
- the IST1 gene encoding IST1 homolog isoform X1 → MLGSGFKAERLRVNLRLVINRLKLLEKKKTELAQKARKEIADYLAAGKDERARIRVEHIIREDYLVEAMEILELYCDLLLARFGLIQSMKELDSGLAESVSTLIWAAPRLQSEVAELKIVADQLCAKYSKEYGKLCRTNQIGTVNDRLMHKLSVEAPPKILVERYLIEIAKNYNVPYEPDSVVMAEAPPGVETDLIDVGFTDDVKKGGPGRGGGGGFATPVGGPDGTVPMPMPMPMPSPSTPFSYPLPKGPSDFNGLPMGTYQAFPNIHPPQIPATPPSYESVDDLNADKNVSSAQIVGPGPKPEASAKPPSRPVDTYNSFVLPELPSVPDTLPTASAGANTSASEDIDFDDLSRRFEELKKKT
- the IST1 gene encoding IST1 homolog isoform X2 — protein: MLGSGFKAERLRVNLRLVINRLKLLEKKKTELAQKARKEIADYLAAGKDERARIRVEHIIREDYLVEAMEILELYCDLLLARFGLIQSMKELDSGLAESVSTLIWAAPRLQSEVAELKIVADQLCAKYSKEYGKLCRTNQIGTVNDRLMHKLSVEAPPKILVERYLIEIAKNYNVPYEPDSVVMAEAPPGVETDLIDVGFTDDVKKGGPGRGGGGGFATPVGGPDGTVPMPMPMPMPSPSTPFSYPLPKGPVDDLNADKNVSSAQIVGPGPKPEASAKPPSRPVDTYNSFVLPELPSVPDTLPTASAGANTSASEDIDFDDLSRRFEELKKKT